aTCAAAAAGATGACCTTTGATAGATCAGTGCTGTACGTAGTCATGACATGATCCTGTACCATTTTCCATCAGATTCTATGCCATGTTTTAGCCAATAAGGTCATGGAAATTTTGCCTGGTatagggaagggccatggctcaggagtatagcctctgcttggcatgcaaaaggtcccaggctcagtctCTGGTATCTCCACTAAATAAAGGATCTCgcagaccctgcagagctgctgcccatctgagaagacaatactgccTCTGaaggaccaggggtctgattcagcataaggcagcctcATGCATTCACGTATACCTCAGAGTTTGGTCTGCCTGCACCTCATTCCTGCTCTCCCTTCTGCAGGGTCAACGCCTGTGTCGATGTGATCCTTTCGGGGGTGAAGTTGTTGCAAGCCCTCGGCCTAGATTCCGGAGCGGGACGCGACCACTCGGTCTTGCATTCCGTGACGGACCTGAAAGAAGCCTTCGCCCACTTCATGGGGAAAGGCGCTGCCGCGGAGCGGTTTTTCAGTGAAGGGGAGTCTTTCCAGCACATTGCACAGGTTGCTTCGGAGTATCCAGGGGCACAGGTATGTTAACCAGTTCAGGGAAGGTCGCTTCTGTCTCCGCAATGTGTAACCTTCTGACTGCATCGGCAAGCCTCGTGACACTGCAGGCTGCCGTGAGAAAACAAAGCCTTTTCATTGCTTCTCCAGCAGATTGTTTAGCGTCCTAATACTCCGAGGTTTACGCTACCTTCTCTAAACTACTGAACACAGGGCAACCGGTTGTGCCAGAAGGCATTGCATTGCCTGAAGCAAAGGAGTCTTTCTCACAACTCATACAAAAAAGGTTCCTCGCTTCCCATCAGTCACTGGAAGATTCTTACCGTAACAACAGTGGCCCAGCAGCTGCAGGTTTCCGCCCAAGCCCACAGCTTTCTTCCTCTTTTGAATCCTGCTTAGCTGCAGCTTCCTGGCAAGGCTATCACCTGGCAGGTGTGCCGAGTCAGGTTTTAGCGTTTGCACCTGGGCCTCCCTTATTAGGAagggaatgagttgccagtccaggggtggccaaactgtggctctccagatgtccatgagctacagttcccatgagcctctgctagcatgtactggcaggggcttgtgggaattgtagtccgtggacacctggagagtgccacagtatggccacccctgggctatgaTAAGGTTCCTTGGTAACACCATTCCCCTATTTCTTTTTGAGGGGTTGTTCTGCAGTGGCAATGCAAATTGTGTGGGTTGGATGGTACGGCATTTTTCCTAACTGCATATCTGCCAGAAGGAGAGGAGCTATATTAGCCTGTATCAGCAAGAACACTTTCACACCTTGCTGTGTCATTTGCTCAGTTGCCTTGTCTCCGCAGAGGGGTTGGCCTTGGGCTTCATGCCTTCTTGCCCCTTGGAAGAACAAGTGAAGAGCTAAAGGGTGAACTCTGCAGTGGTTTGAAAGCTGGATCTCTTTGCACAAGATTAAGACTCTCTGCCGTTTAATCTCCCAAGGGGCAAGAGAAGAGTCTGCATTCAGAGAACTGTGAGGGTTGACATTCAGTCATTTGTTTGTCCTTGCCATGAGAAGATTAGGGGGTGGACTGAATAAGCCAGAAGAGAGATCCTGATCTCTTCCCAGAAATAGTCTGAGACTTGAACATAACCTGTCCACTGCCATTCATATATCCAGCGACACAATTGGGTGAAGCAGTTGCAGAGTCATTCTGTGTGCTCCGTGCCTGAGTAAGGATTTGAACAACAGTCCCCCAACCCTAGTCCGGCACCGTAAGCACCACACCACCCCTAACAGGGCACGTGAACTGTTTTACAGCTCTACGTGGGAGGAAATGCAGCTCTGATTGGTCAGAAAATTGCGATGCATCCAGACCTGAAGGTAAGAGCATCGTGTGCCAGACTCCACTGCTTTGTCTCTGTCTCGCCCTTTCATTGGAATGGCACATCTACAGCttggcagagttacacccttctcagcTCTGTGAGTCTCCCAGTTCATCTCCTGCTGGTATTGCATACCTCTCTTAATAGCGTTCGTAGCCACGCTGTGAGGTTCTCTTGTACTGAACCTTGTTTTCTCACCCATTGTGCTTCCATAAAGTAAAGAGAGGCAGGAAACCAAGGAGCTAATGGGTTAGACCATTCAATCCTGCCAGGTGTGGAACCTTcctcatagcatcatagagttggaaggggccatacaggccgtctagtccaacctagAGTGTTCCTGTGAAGTGTTCGCCCAGctgcagcttgaagactgccagtgagggggagctcggcctcgtcagctgattccactgctgaaccactctcaCGTAAAAAAAATGTCTTCCTAATTTCCAGCCGGTACCTTTCTGCCTGTAATTTAAACCCTACTGcaagttctatcctctgctgccaataggaagagcttcctgccctccttcagtGTAAGGAATCTGTAGGAGTCACGGTATTGCTGCTCCATTACCTTAATTCTAGGAGAGGAAGGCCTCACACTTTGGAGATTCTTGCTTGGCTGTGCCTCTTCACTGCTGTCCTGCATGCCcccagtttgcaaaaaaaaaaaaaacgcactTTTGTATTTCAAAGGACATATTGATGATAGAAAATAAGCCAGGGAATTGGAACTAAAGCAAGGTGGGTGTCTTAGTTCCCTGGACAGGAGAAAAATGCCTTCtaaaacaagtgtaaacaaagaaggggaaaTGTCACTTTAAATCTCAGCTGCCTGACGGCGTACAGATACCATTTTTAAGGTGTCTGGCTGCTGAACTCAGtcgacatttttaaaaatgttttgtgctGAGACATCCCTCTGGAATTGTTTTGGGAATAACCGAGAGCCTGTAATTGGTGAGTATCTTAAACAAAATGCTCCGGATTTGCAGCTGTAGTATGCTATGCCTCAGTTGATTGCTGACAGCCGTGTAGTGGAGCTGGGCCAACAAGCAGATAAATTGGAATCTGCATTAGAGAGGCTGTTGCTGGAGAGAAGTAACCCCACTGTAGACTGGTCCGAGGCCCTCCCAAGTCAGCTattattttgttggttttgtaGGTTCTCTTGTGCGGCCCGATTGGTCCTAAACTCCATGAACTGCTGGATGAAAATATCATTGTCCCTCCGGAGTCCATGCAAGAATTGGACGAATTTCACCTTATATTGGAATACCAAGCAGGTATGCGTTCATTGGAAGGCACACAGGGCCTGCTTGTTTGTTCCAGCATCAGCTGGGTTGCATGTCAGGTACTGGGGAGAGAttgggaagcctgctgggtgaccagtaTCTCGCTGCTTCATCTCCCTATCGGTAACACCCTTaaagctctaaagcaggggtccccaacccccagtccgttgAAAAGAGAGCAGGTTGGCACAATTTCAGAAGGAATGGCTCTTCTGCAATGATGTCAGCCCAGCCAAGCTTAAATGTGAATGAGTATTAAGGTAGGCAAAGAGCATGTTCTTTGAATGTTGATACAGGGGAAGCCGGTGTTGGGCCACACCTCTGATTTCACAGTGCTTTGGCTTGCCACCCGTGCAAACAAAACCAGTATTTCCTGTAAAAGACGTCAGGAAGAGGCCTTACTAAGCTTTCCACAATAAGAACTTACAGCTGAAGAatcagttatattgtttttttataaTATAAGAccgtaagaagagccttgctgggtcagacgagCGGTCCATCTAATCAGGCATtctaagaacctaagaagaaccctgttggatcagacagaTAGTCCTTCTAGCACAGCTTCATCTCTCATAgtgtggtcaaccagttcctggttggtgtagtggttaggtgtaatggttaggagtgcggacttctaatctggcatgccaggttcgattctgcgctcccccacatgcagccagctggctgaccttgggctcgccacggcactgataaaactgttctgaccgagcaggaatatcagggctctctcagcctcccctccctcacagggtgtctgttgtggggagaggaatgggaaggcgactgtaagccgctttgagcctccttcgggtagggaaaagcagcatataagaaccaactcttcttcttcttcttcttcctctggaaggtcagcaacagggcacagagtttgagaccttcccctgatgttgcttcctggctctgggagacAGAGGATTACTGCCTCAGGATGTGGAGGTTTCCCTTGGTCACCATGGCCAGGAGCCATTaacagacttctcctccatgaatctatctaatcccctttgaattATCCCTGTGGCCCTCACTACATCATCTGGCAGCAaagcccacattttaatcactctctgttttctgtttcaCGTTGACATCTGCCCTGtttataaattggggggggggctgacctttGAGGCTGTTTAGCCGAGTTGTTTAGCTGGTGATGTTTAAGGCCAAAGCGCCACAGCTGCCACGACTTCTGGCAGTGAACCATGCGCTCCGGGGAGCGGTTTGAGAACTTTTATGTTGTCAGAAAGCTCCTGCAGAAACGCTCTGTGAAATCAGCCTTTGTTAGAACCACCGAAAGGATACTTTAGCAGATTTATTGTCGCTTAAACTTTTGTGGGCTGGAGTACACTTCATCAGTTTCACGGCATGCCACCGATGGTGGGCACTAGCCCATGAAAGCTTACCCTGCCATAAATCCCTTAGTCTTTAAGTGCCAGGAGACTCTTTTGTGTCTGCAGtggcaggccaacacagctatcccCGCGGAATTTAGAAAAAGTCACTGCCCTTGTTGGCTGTTCATTTAGAATCCCGACTTCTGGATTTGATCGGAGGCACCAGCGCTAACTCACAGGGAAGCTGTGTTCTCCCTTTGGTAAACAAAAAACCCAGCCTTTCAGCTGGCGTTCAAAGGCTGCTTCCCGCCTTGGAGGCGGTTGCTTTTTAGAAGTGAATTATTCCATTGCTCTTTTCCAGAAGGTGGTCGAGAATCACACCAGAGCTGTTTTGCAGTCTGCGGCTAGTGGCGAATGCCCTGGCAGGTTGGGGCTGGCAATCAGGACCATGTAACCCTGATATTACATCAATTACATTGGCTGCTGATCCGTCCCTGAGGCCGATTCAGGGGGTTGGTTTTGACTTGTAAGGCCCTTTGGTCTTCATGAACAGGGCCTACTGCAATTGCCTGGTCCACAAATAGCCTATCATCTACTAGggcagggccttcttggtggcTGCCCCTGCCCTCTGGAACCAGCTCCCCCAAGGAGTTTCGTGCCCTGCAGGATCTATTAGGATTCCAGAGGACATGCAAGGCTGCCTTGTTTTGTGCAGCATTTAATTGACCGTGagtgttgggggtgggagggagcctggctggctggccagaTTTGTTCCAGAGCTAAAGACTCGTTGAATTTTAATTAGAACGTTTTATTATCATCTATTCCAGTCTTAATGTTGTGCTTGAGTATGTGAGGGTGAATTTGATAAATCGAACAAATGCATGGCCTGGGGAATCTGAAGGCCTGTCTTATCAAATATGtccctgcctgggaattaagatgACAGGAAGAGGCCAACTGGTGGGTATGTGagaagcagggccttttcagtggcagccccacaattatcaAAGTCTCCctagggcagggctagtcaacctgtggtcctccagatgttcatggactacaattcccatgagcccctgccagcgtttgcaaatgctggcaggggctcatgggaattgtagtccatgaacatctggaggaccacaggttgactagccctgccctagGGGATGTATGCATGGCCCCCTCACTCACAACCTTTAAGAGGCAACTGAAGAAGGTTTTATTTCGGATCACGTTTGGCTTGGCTTACTAGCAGGCCTGAATTGATTAtaaattttggttttaatttttttaatgtactttatgtttgtaagccatcttgagctcTATAAGGAAGGCGGCCAGTAACTGTGATAAACCTTTTGCTATTACAAATACACTAGGTGGGGACTTTCAGGTTATCAGAAATTGCTCTTGTCAAGACCTTCATCATGCAGCATGTTGCTGTACACATCTCGGGAGGTGCATTTTCCAGAGAGTTCTGATAAATCTTAGATGTGTTCAAGTTTGATTTGCAAGTAGGGGAATATAGCATTAGATCCAGACAGCACCTAAGTAAACCTCAAGAATGCATTTTGTTTTGGTGTACCATTTGCAAAgtcaagaacttaaaaaaaaaataatagccATTTACTTGTGACTAAGGAGGTAGCAAATTCGTTGTGTGGAAGCACAGCACGTATCTCTGGCTTCGATCTCCATCTCAAGGATCTGCCTTTAAGTTGTTGTGATCGGCAGCTGCTGGCCACGTAGATTATCTGATCGCTTTGCTGGGCTTCCAACGGAAGTGCTGGTTTCTAGATGAAGCAAGAGTTTAAGCTGTGTTAAAACGATGGCCCTTCTGGCTGTCGCTAGCCCCAGAGGCCCAAGGTGCATTGCAGCAAGTACAACGGACATAAATTGGTTAAAACACCCGTAGCCGTGAAAGCGCGTCGGCACCTGGGGTATTTTCAGTGTATGTGCTGGAAACTTAATAATCCCACAGCAAGCCTTGCAGTTGGGCACGAGAATAAAACAGGCATTCAACTCAGGATACACCTCCTTATTGATTTATCTGCAGCTTCCCTattaatgttatttatagtctttcTCACGGGGACTCCAGGTGGATTTGCCCAGAGCGAGTCAATACAATCGACAGCATGGGGCATTCAGTAAACCATGAAATAGGgtttgggttgtagaaccaatcgggaatctttttttttttttttaagaaaggaaacCCACCAGAGCCGAAGCAAAGCAGACGTGTTCACAGGACCTATTAAACGATGCAAAATTACAGAGCTGGATCCAGCTGACAGCAAAGTGTTCACACTAGCGCAAGACCACATTCCCTCCTCCCTTGTCCAATGGGGAATCGTTTTTGTACAGGGCTACCCTGCGTAGAAAAGCCGTCTTGAGCGATTCAGTTTTACAGAGCAGATTGAGATCACGAGGAGCCCACAAACCGTGGTACGAGGCCACAGAACGAAGAGCCTTTGAGAGGCATGGGACAAAAATGCCCTCTTGGCACTGTGGGTTCTTGTCAGTCGTTCCAGGCACTGTGATTAACAGAGGTATTTTTTTACACCCGGCTTTTCTCTCTTTTAAGGAGTTGCAAAttagcctacaattgccttcccctttctctccccacagcaggcactttgcgaggggaggtgggggtgggagagctctgagagaactgtgactggcccagggtcacccagcaggcttcatgtggaggagcagtggggaatcaagcctggtcctccagattagagtccgttgCTCTTCACCACTGTACCATACTGGAGGTGGCCATGAGATCATCTAAAGCAGTCAAGACTCTTTTCAGGAAAATCCTGCATTATTTTGTAGGGTGTTTTAGGTAACTCCTGGGCGGAAATGATGAAATGCAAACATTAAATTTGGAGCATAGAGGTGTGCATGTGGGTCTTCTTTTCTCAGGAGAAGAATGGGGGCAGCTGAGAGCCCCGAATGCCAACCGGTTCATCTTCTCCCATGACCTGTCCAATGGGGCCATGAACATGCTGGAGGTGTTTGTGTCCAGTCTGGAAGAGTTTCAGCCAGACCTGGTTGTGCTGTCCGGCCTGCATATGATAGAGGGACAGAACAAGGAAGTCCGTCAGAAAAGGCTCCTGGAGGTAAGAGCCTAGATGTGGGTTTTTTGGGTGAGGCATGGGGTGTATTTCGGAAGGAGGGGCTGTGGGGGCAGCTCCAACCGGTGAATGTGTCCTCATTCTGCTCTACAGTGGGGCTTTTTGGGTAGGTTGTGCAGAAATCTTCTAACTACATCTCCGCTACAGCAGAGAATGTGGCAATGGCAACTCTACCCATCCCTGCTCTAAAAGCAACATTTCTGAAGGAAGGTTGCTCTGCTGTAGAAGAAGTGTACGTGGGAAGGAGATGCAAAAAAACAGTTCACCCACAACTTCAGCTCTAAAATTCCTTTGGGGAgttcctcccctctttccccttcAGCTCCTTTCCTTCCTGGCTTCTTTTTGGCTAGGACAAACAGTCAGACAACATGTGATCGGCCACCTTGAGCTTGTAAGCTAGAACTAGCTTGGGGCAGATCTGAAAAGGGGCATGCTTGCAGTGAGGCCAGAGAGGAGGTGTCCGCGTTCTTTGCCTTGTGCTGTGACGGTGAATGTCTCCCTGTGCTTTCTGCAGGCAGTGGCTGCCATCTCTGACATTCCCACCGATGTCCCCGTGCACCTGGAGCTGGCCAGCATGACCGACCCAGACCTTATGAGTGAGATCATCCATCAGGTAATCAAAATGGCCAGGTGTCCTCCATTGCTCAGACTTCCAGGAAATGGAACGTCTTCCCTAATTTCTCCCCCTAGTAAGAGATTACTTGCATCTTTTCTTCTTGGATGCACTCAGTGACATAAAGGAGGGCCTGCAGTGGTGAGGCACAGGTAGATAGGTGGGTTAGCCAGGCTTCGGCTTCTCCAAAGCATTTCAAAACAAAATACTTCGCTAGAGGGGtattcagatcctggaagctagaATAGCTCAATAGAAGCAGAggtattttggtcacattatgagcagacaagagtcactggaaaagacaatcatgcgaaggaaaggggaaggcagcagggaaagaggaagacccaacaggagatgggttgactccatcaaggaagacaCGGCCCTCAAGACTTGAGTGAGGCTGCTCAtggctgggcattctggaggttATGAGTTGATGATACTTAACACACAAGCAGAGGAATGTTTGGTAAGCATCTAGTGAGATCCTGCACATTATGCTCCTTGTCTGATAAACCGTCCCCCCAAAATGTCAATTTTTGCACCAGAATTCAAGCCATGAGTGTCTAAACAAGGATTGCAGCAGAGTCCAGCTCTTGATGGTTCCCTTCTTGGCTGTTTTTTGCCCTTGCCCTTTTCAGCAAGCTCCTGGTCCAAGAGACGAGCTGCTGCCATAATCTCCAGAGTACCATTAGTGCTTTACGGATACCCAGGAGATTCCTAAATCCTGAATACTGGAACTTATTCCCTTTAGCTCGGGGCAGAAATAGCGAGTCCCTGCCCTTTCTGAAAACGAAACAGTCCATTAACTGGCAGGATACCACTGAGGCTCCCACGTGGGGAGTAGAATGCTCAACTTCTCATAATGATGGGGCTTGTGGATCCACACTTCTCTTCCACTGGAATTTGAGAGGCTCTTCTCTGTGGATGCACTGCTAGCTGTGGCATGTCCAAGGTTACCCGGTTTTGCTTCGTACGTCGCACTTCTGAAGCTCGGCCCTCCTCCGAAAGCCAACCTGTCACTTTCTCTGTCTGTTAGCAGGTCTTCCCTCTCGTGGACTCGATTGGCTTGAACGAACAGGAGCTGCTCTTCCTCACGCAGGCGGCCGCCGGGCCTCACGCCTCGCTCTCGTCCTGGGACGGCATCCCAGACGTGGGAGCCGTCAGCGACATCCTCTTCTGGATCCTCAAAGAGCACGGAAGGACTCCGGAGAAGGCCTCGGACCTGACCCGGATCCATTTTCACACCCTGGCCTACCACATCCTGGCTACCGTGGACAGCTACTGGGGCAACCAGGCTGCGGCCGTGGCCGCGGGGGCCAGAGTGGCCGGCACCCAGGCCTGTGCCACGGAAACCATCGACACGAGCAGAGTCTTCCTTAAAGCGCCACGGGAGTTTGCCACTTTCCGGATAGGGCAATCCACTGTGATCGCCTTAAATCCCAGTGAGCCCGTGTCGGAATGGCACAGGGACGGGATCTCCTTCCACTACACTCCAGTCCTGGTGTGCAGAGATCCGCTGCGGACCGTCGGCCTCGGCGACGCCATTTCTGCCGAAGGACTCCTTTACTCCGAATTCTCTTCTCAGTAGCCTGAAAGCATCTCCCCGTAGCAGCATGTCCCGTGCAGACGTGGGGTGGAATTCAGCGCTTCGTGGAAGAACCAAAGATCAAGTTGGGCCCAGTCTGGCAGCCCGGCAGGATCATGAGAATTCTTAACTGCAGGGCGGTTAAATATCGGGACCACCTCCTGCCCCTCCGCCTCCCGAACGGCAGCTTAAAACCAAAGCAGCTGCTGCTTTAAGTCGATTGTTTGCAATGATTTTGAAAGCTGCGCGCCACGTCGAGTCGGGTGCGTAATGCCCAGTTTTCCCAGGGAGTCTGTTAAACCTTCCCAATGGCCTTCTTTCAAGGAAGGCAAAAGGCAGCTGTGTTGCTTCTCTGCTTTGTGACATTCCTAATGCGGCAAGGGCCGGACTTCTCGTTTCTCCAGTGGCGCCACTGCCCCTAGGTTGCCCTTCTTTCACCTAGCATCCCACCAAAGGCACCCGGGTATCCATAAAGCAGCCAAAGTCTATTTAAGTTTTGTGTGAGCGACCGGATCATTCCACAGCTGGTGTGTGCCGACTTCCGCCCTCCGATGTGGCTTCGTTTTGGGACTGTAGGCAGACAAACCCATTCGATGCCGCGTCGGTCTGAGGCAGTAACCGGAAGTTGTCAAAGCAAGAACCAAAACCCTGTCCTATGATTTTACTCAACAGCTCGCGAGGAAGGGGGGGAACCGAATCTGCGGTCGGTGCCAAAGATTCCTAGCGCACTCCAACAGCACCAAGAGAACTCCTTTTCCTGTTCCAGATAAATGCCAGCCTTTCCGGCATAAGGGGAAAGGAAGCTAACTGATTTGCTCTGTCACTCCTGGTTTCCTCTGCTTGGTGTGCGATTCCAGGGGCCACGTAGCCTGCAGGCAAGCGTTTCTCCAGAGCTCAGGAAATTGCCTCTGGCCGTTGTGTGCAGATTTCTGTCAATTGTTCTCTCGGGcattccatttctctctctctctctctctctctctccaagctGCAGGTGTTTATAGAAATGTGCAGGACCTGTAGCCGACTATATGAAGCGTGCTCTGGCCATTCAGGCTCGGGTGCCCCATTTCAGTTCCTCACTCTGACATGATCCGGACTACCAGGCCTTGGGGGCCCCACCTCCTCTCACTCAAGCCAGCCTTCCCTCATGCATTATTAGTGAACTTTTGGCTTTCTGATCGGAGCCTCACCGAGTTTAAAACGTGACAGCCAGTGAGACAAGAGTGGTTGGAGACTGTGATGGAAAAACACGATGGGATTGGCACTCCTAGATTCGAAGACAGTCTCTTTTGGTCGTTAGAACCAAAACAGTTACCTCCTTTCTTGACTAGAAGCTAACACAGACTCCCTCAAATTCAAGGAATGTCGGACAAGTACTGTGGACTCTGATCAGCAAGTTTTTGGGGGGACATTCCCTCTCATCAGCTGGGAGAACCAAAACCTTTGTGCTGGGAGCCGGATCAATCAATTGCCCCCCCTGCGCTTGTGCTTTAGCCTGTGCTCCTTGCAAAGGGGGTCTGAGTTTAGACAATTATGTCAGTGGGATCACATGAGACCAAAGCGAGACGGAGTTTTCCCCTACAGCTTTAGATTTGACGGGTAGGCATCGGACAAAGGCTTTTGCGTCCGTGGGCTCTCTTGATAAAAAGGTCTGAGGCTTCGGGGCACAGAGAAACATTTGACCTCTGTTAGAAAGACGAAAGCAGTGGTTTGTGGCTGACTGCTGTACTCAAACGGGCTTGAAGAACCCAGCTTGAGATGGATGTGTagagctggctttttttttttgctatcatgGGTACCTGAGAAGGCACCGCCTCCTcccataaaggaaaaaaaaaatacataatcaGCAAAATGACACAAACAAGGGCCGGTGTCTAAGAAGCCAGACTGCTGAGGCAGCTTTGGTGAAGCCCACATCACAAAGCTGCCGTAGGCTGGacctctcctgggtctcaggccgaggtcctCCCCGTCTCCTACTACCTGCTCCTTtcagctggggattgaacctggggccttctgcacaccaaggcagacgctctaccactgagccacgatcGCCCCAGCTGTTGCTGCAGTTACAGGAC
This window of the Paroedura picta isolate Pp20150507F chromosome 18, Ppicta_v3.0, whole genome shotgun sequence genome carries:
- the ADPGK gene encoding ADP-dependent glucokinase isoform X1; this translates as MWQKSVCVALVALATGYVFLLDPDLPDSVLEYISASFLYQLPGDLVSPESSMAAAWDSLIIQPAKQWSRVAVGVNACVDVILSGVKLLQALGLDSGAGRDHSVLHSVTDLKEAFAHFMGKGAAAERFFSEGESFQHIAQVASEYPGAQLYVGGNAALIGQKIAMHPDLKVLLCGPIGPKLHELLDENIIVPPESMQELDEFHLILEYQAGEEWGQLRAPNANRFIFSHDLSNGAMNMLEVFVSSLEEFQPDLVVLSGLHMIEGQNKEVRQKRLLEAVAAISDIPTDVPVHLELASMTDPDLMSEIIHQQVFPLVDSIGLNEQELLFLTQAAAGPHASLSSWDGIPDVGAVSDILFWILKEHGRTPEKASDLTRIHFHTLAYHILATVDSYWGNQAAAVAAGARVAGTQACATETIDTSRVFLKAPREFATFRIGQSTVIALNPSEPVSEWHRDGISFHYTPVLVCRDPLRTVGLGDAISAEGLLYSEFSSQ
- the ADPGK gene encoding ADP-dependent glucokinase isoform X2 — encoded protein: MWQKSVCVALVALATGYVFLLDPDLPDSVLEYISASFLYQLPGDLVSPESSMAAAWDSLIIQPAKQWSRVAVGVNACVDVILSGVKLLQALGLDSGAGRDHSVLHSVTDLKEAFAHFMGKGAAAERFFSEGESFQHIAQVASEYPGAQLYVGGNAALIGQKIAMHPDLKVLLCGPIGPKLHELLDENIIVPPESMQELDEFHLILEYQAGEEWGQLRAPNANRFIFSHDLSNGAMNMLEVFVSSLEEFQPDLVVLSGLHMIEGQNKEVRQKRLLEAVAAISDIPTDVPVHLELASMTDPDLMSEIIHQVFPLVDSIGLNEQELLFLTQAAAGPHASLSSWDGIPDVGAVSDILFWILKEHGRTPEKASDLTRIHFHTLAYHILATVDSYWGNQAAAVAAGARVAGTQACATETIDTSRVFLKAPREFATFRIGQSTVIALNPSEPVSEWHRDGISFHYTPVLVCRDPLRTVGLGDAISAEGLLYSEFSSQ